From the genome of Novosphingobium sp. TH158, one region includes:
- a CDS encoding AraC family transcriptional regulator: MPASQPTVVIDTERTGQGVTAQIVRYDIPGPTNAVIYEADRYLINMCLTPRPLNSRAGYRERWGPHRFERLGDVFMVPPGEALAVRGEGGQQASLLCYLGAGRIDQLLGQRLEWSDRQLATTLDITNARIRNLLFRLTEEVRHPGFAAGPMLEFLSGELAVELGRFCLEVEETPVTGGLASWRLRLIDERLAASPAAPALEDLAALCNLSVRQLTRGFRISRGCSIGEHIERRQMESAKRMLVAGDSVKAIAFALGFSSPSSFAFAFRRAVGTSPSTFRQRQLRSLTG, encoded by the coding sequence ATGCCCGCCAGCCAGCCCACCGTCGTCATCGATACCGAACGCACCGGACAGGGCGTGACGGCGCAGATCGTGCGCTATGACATACCCGGGCCGACCAACGCGGTGATCTACGAGGCGGACCGGTATCTCATCAACATGTGCCTCACCCCGCGCCCGCTCAATTCGCGGGCCGGCTACCGGGAACGCTGGGGGCCGCATCGCTTCGAACGGCTTGGCGACGTGTTCATGGTGCCGCCGGGCGAGGCGCTGGCCGTGCGCGGCGAAGGCGGGCAGCAGGCCTCGTTGCTCTGCTACCTGGGCGCGGGCCGCATCGACCAGCTTCTCGGCCAGCGGCTCGAATGGAGTGACCGGCAACTCGCCACCACGCTCGACATCACCAATGCCCGCATCCGCAACCTGCTGTTCCGCCTGACAGAGGAGGTCCGCCATCCCGGCTTTGCCGCCGGACCGATGCTGGAATTCCTTTCGGGAGAACTGGCGGTGGAACTGGGACGCTTCTGCCTTGAGGTGGAAGAAACCCCCGTAACCGGCGGCCTTGCCTCATGGCGACTGCGCCTGATCGACGAGCGGCTTGCCGCAAGTCCTGCCGCCCCCGCGCTGGAAGACCTTGCCGCGCTCTGCAACCTTTCGGTACGCCAGCTTACGCGCGGCTTCCGCATCAGCCGCGGCTGCTCGATCGGCGAACATATCGAGAGGCGGCAGATGGAATCGGCAAAGCGCATGCTGGTGGCGGGCGACAGCGTGAAGGCCATCGCCTTCGCCCTGGGTTTCTCCTCGCCATCCAGCTTCGCCTTCGCCTTTCGCCGGGCGGTCGGCACCAGTCCCAGCACCTTTCGCCAGCGCCAGCTGAGATCGTTGACCGGTTGA